A genome region from Sphingorhabdus sp. SMR4y includes the following:
- a CDS encoding MFS transporter, which yields MNHSKGFLGEAFSGGWRILLAGVMGMALGISALPFYTLGVFAQPVADDFAWSRTMVVSGLSFQMVGTVLVAWLAGWMIDRYSVRKIALFSQAGLALAFFLLALQNGSLWLWQLNWFMLALLGIGTSPMSWSRGIVEKFESGRGLALGIALSGSGITAFAGPPLIETIIEAYGWRAGYFALAGAITLVGIPSTWFLFRISAQQNAGSPAKTTSLLTGLSFRQALSTRHFWLILLAFCTITFAISGTIPNLVPIMQTMGIRQAAYYVSLIGIAIIFSRLISGYLIDRFWAPGVAATLVLIAAGACGLLSQGIAPAFAVIAIGVAAGAEFDLIAFLCVRYFGMRAYGRIYSWLWAGFALATGMGSITIAYFVETGLGPAGVMLAVVGALVIAAAALLALGRYPDPREWDHSA from the coding sequence TTGAACCATTCTAAAGGATTCCTCGGAGAAGCCTTCAGCGGCGGGTGGAGAATTCTGCTGGCTGGCGTGATGGGCATGGCACTGGGGATCAGCGCGCTGCCCTTCTACACATTAGGCGTTTTTGCGCAGCCGGTTGCCGATGATTTCGCCTGGTCGCGAACGATGGTTGTATCCGGTCTGTCCTTCCAGATGGTCGGCACCGTGCTGGTTGCCTGGCTGGCAGGCTGGATGATCGACCGCTATAGCGTTCGGAAGATCGCGCTGTTCAGCCAGGCAGGACTTGCTCTGGCTTTCTTCTTGCTGGCTTTGCAGAACGGATCGCTCTGGCTGTGGCAGCTGAACTGGTTCATGCTGGCGCTGCTCGGTATAGGGACCTCTCCGATGAGCTGGTCCCGCGGCATTGTCGAAAAGTTCGAGAGCGGTCGTGGCCTTGCTCTCGGCATTGCCCTGTCGGGCAGCGGTATCACCGCTTTTGCCGGACCGCCGCTAATTGAAACCATTATCGAGGCATATGGCTGGCGCGCGGGCTATTTTGCCCTGGCTGGCGCCATCACGCTGGTCGGGATTCCCTCCACATGGTTTCTTTTCCGGATTTCCGCCCAGCAAAACGCCGGCTCGCCTGCGAAAACAACCAGCCTGCTGACCGGCCTGAGCTTCAGACAGGCACTTTCAACGCGCCATTTCTGGCTGATTCTTCTGGCATTTTGCACGATCACTTTCGCGATAAGCGGAACCATTCCCAATCTTGTGCCGATCATGCAGACAATGGGCATCAGGCAGGCTGCTTATTATGTGAGCCTGATCGGCATTGCGATTATCTTCAGCCGTCTGATCAGCGGTTATCTGATCGACCGCTTCTGGGCTCCCGGAGTGGCAGCCACGCTTGTGCTGATTGCAGCGGGTGCCTGCGGGCTGCTTTCTCAGGGCATTGCGCCGGCTTTCGCCGTTATCGCTATCGGCGTGGCCGCCGGCGCCGAGTTTGACCTGATCGCTTTCCTCTGCGTCCGCTATTTTGGCATGCGCGCCTATGGTCGCATCTATTCTTGGCTCTGGGCCGGATTTGCCCTTGCAACAGGCATGGGCTCAATCACGATCGCCTATTTCGTCGAGACGGGCCTCGGTCCGGCCGGCGTCATGCTCGCCGTTGTCGGTGCCCTGGTTATCGCGGCAGCAGCGCTGCTGGCACTGGGCCGCTATCCGGATCCCCGGGAATGGGACCATTCCGCCTGA
- a CDS encoding lasso peptide biosynthesis B2 protein encodes MEGFSPVATDMIKTLKRKFVTAKQMPPLFYLWLGPAWVLLGLSRLVILTVTFKRFAHWLGMHDGLAPRTPVTTEEQAKRARAISSAIIVAAKFAPWKANCFPQAITARLILGVHNIPYALFFGLMRSKQEEDLGEIKAHAWVVSGRVNVTGGRSFGQFTSVGCFVSK; translated from the coding sequence ATGGAGGGTTTCTCTCCCGTCGCAACGGACATGATCAAGACCCTGAAACGAAAATTTGTGACGGCAAAGCAGATGCCGCCGTTATTCTACCTCTGGCTGGGCCCTGCATGGGTGCTCCTGGGGCTGAGCCGTCTGGTCATCCTCACCGTGACCTTCAAGCGTTTCGCCCATTGGCTCGGAATGCACGACGGCCTGGCCCCGCGCACCCCGGTGACGACAGAGGAACAGGCGAAGCGCGCACGCGCTATAAGCAGCGCCATTATTGTCGCAGCCAAATTTGCGCCATGGAAAGCCAATTGCTTTCCCCAGGCGATCACCGCCCGTCTGATTCTGGGTGTACACAATATCCCCTACGCCCTCTTTTTCGGCCTGATGCGCAGCAAGCAGGAGGAAGACCTGGGCGAGATCAAGGCCCATGCCTGGGTGGTGTCGGGCCGGGTAAATGTCACAGGCGGCCGCAGCTTCGGGCAATTCACATCGGTGGGCTGCTTCGTCTCGAAATAA
- a CDS encoding sulfotransferase domain-containing protein has protein sequence MGAIYWLSSYPKSGNTWFRTFLQNLQQDGDAPVDINELHTGSIASGRGWLDEVLGFDTADMPHDDIDALRPAVYEWSLQHPDLEYHKIHDAYTFLPSGEPLVSSKATRGAVYFIRNPLDVASSFANHLQCSVDQAIERMASPEMSFVKSAKKLNNQVRQKLLSWSDHVLSWVDAPGLNLEILRYEDMLSDSLATFTRAARFLELPHDQPRVEKALHFSRFDRLQEQEKSGGFKEKPANTPSFFRQGKSGGWREELNDEQIAKIIADHGPVMRRFDYLDQNDNPL, from the coding sequence ATGGGCGCGATATACTGGCTGTCCTCCTATCCGAAATCCGGCAACACATGGTTCCGCACGTTCCTGCAGAATCTGCAACAGGACGGCGATGCACCGGTCGACATCAACGAGTTGCATACCGGATCGATCGCCAGCGGCCGCGGCTGGCTGGATGAAGTCCTGGGCTTTGATACCGCCGACATGCCGCATGACGATATCGATGCCTTGCGGCCCGCGGTTTACGAGTGGAGCCTGCAGCATCCTGATCTCGAATATCACAAGATCCATGATGCTTACACATTCCTGCCGTCCGGAGAACCTCTGGTCAGCAGCAAGGCAACGCGCGGCGCGGTCTATTTTATACGCAATCCGCTTGATGTGGCTTCTTCCTTCGCCAATCATTTGCAGTGCAGCGTCGACCAGGCGATCGAGCGGATGGCGTCGCCGGAAATGTCGTTTGTAAAATCAGCGAAAAAGCTGAACAATCAAGTGCGGCAGAAATTGCTCAGCTGGTCCGACCATGTGCTTAGCTGGGTCGATGCTCCCGGGCTCAATCTCGAGATTCTTCGCTATGAAGACATGCTCTCCGACAGCCTCGCAACATTTACCCGGGCCGCACGCTTTCTGGAGCTTCCCCATGACCAGCCGCGGGTTGAAAAAGCGCTCCATTTCAGCCGTTTTGACCGTTTGCAGGAGCAGGAAAAATCGGGAGGGTTCAAAGAGAAGCCAGCCAATACGCCTTCCTTTTTTCGGCAAGGCAAGAGCGGCGGCTGGCGGGAGGAACTCAACGACGAACAGATTGCCAAAATCATTGCCGATCATGGACCGGTGATGCGGCGCTTCGACTATCTCGACCAGAACGATAACCCCCTATAG
- a CDS encoding asparagine synthetase B family protein, which yields MFAGLLCFENAPPVEAWVEPETWISSLYPRCKPDVSGFQRDQRSLLVEADIFNTPSSHHIDAVPLVAGRFRVAFWGRLDNRDELAAQLALDRPLDETPDARLVLAGWLEWGEDLPERLAGDFALAIIDSEKQTAFLARDPVGVKPFYYWPHEKGLIFASTPAALLKLKNARPTPDPAWIARYVIGQSKSQDRTAYNEIMKLPGGHAMSVSDGKYALRRYHQWRDDAPDIFTRDPARVEAYRAVLEETMRSQMVSDYTLGTENSGGIDSATITAYLGKFLGVPGDRLHSFGFALSAEEPAYILETSQAASIAHNHINTSHYGYAVYSTDQMQEDLQILGYPEEHGNATSHRPFYDQCRTYGIRTLFSGYGGDEVVTNYANHIQRELVDKGAYKAAIDLMKGNLPMRIYRLLRRIYAERKNAGYNPNFLTAWRERWPEQPLRDEIVERYDLQREYMETARYDAVHRKHNDWIISGLLKMAYVPTRLENCTLMAASYGIDYRWPLWDKRLVQQYLSTPIIERAGPGGMGRYLHRRAITGTVPDRVAWKRSKYMGERQSPSMRDTGELVASMKQIDADLHPMLVDMIDRDKWRTKIERIEAGGFDDIRDFQTMRHIHALQWLNAWLHGLSVA from the coding sequence ATGTTCGCAGGTCTGCTGTGTTTTGAAAATGCTCCACCGGTCGAAGCATGGGTTGAACCGGAAACCTGGATTTCGTCTCTCTATCCCCGGTGTAAACCGGATGTGAGCGGTTTTCAGCGTGATCAACGCAGTTTGCTGGTAGAGGCCGACATTTTCAATACGCCGTCATCGCATCATATCGACGCAGTGCCATTGGTGGCGGGCCGGTTCCGCGTTGCCTTCTGGGGGCGGCTCGACAATCGCGATGAACTTGCAGCACAGCTTGCGCTGGACCGGCCGCTGGATGAAACTCCTGATGCCAGGCTTGTTCTGGCCGGATGGCTTGAATGGGGAGAGGACCTGCCTGAAAGACTTGCCGGGGACTTTGCACTGGCAATTATCGACAGCGAAAAGCAAACCGCATTTCTGGCCCGCGACCCGGTCGGCGTCAAACCCTTCTACTATTGGCCACACGAAAAAGGCCTGATCTTCGCATCCACGCCGGCGGCTCTGCTGAAGCTGAAAAATGCCAGGCCAACGCCAGATCCCGCGTGGATTGCGCGTTATGTCATAGGGCAGTCCAAGAGCCAGGACCGAACGGCCTATAATGAAATCATGAAATTGCCGGGCGGGCATGCGATGAGCGTGTCCGACGGCAAATATGCGTTGCGGCGCTATCATCAATGGCGCGATGATGCGCCGGATATTTTTACCCGCGACCCGGCCCGAGTGGAGGCCTATCGCGCGGTTCTGGAAGAGACGATGCGCTCCCAGATGGTCAGCGACTATACGCTCGGAACGGAGAATAGCGGCGGCATCGATTCCGCAACCATTACAGCATATCTCGGGAAGTTTCTCGGTGTTCCGGGTGACCGGCTGCACAGTTTTGGCTTCGCGCTTTCGGCAGAAGAGCCTGCCTATATTCTGGAAACCAGTCAGGCCGCGTCAATCGCCCATAATCACATCAATACTTCACATTATGGATATGCTGTTTACTCGACAGATCAGATGCAGGAGGATCTCCAGATACTTGGTTATCCGGAAGAACATGGCAATGCTACGTCGCACCGGCCTTTCTACGATCAATGTCGTACCTACGGGATCAGGACATTGTTCTCCGGATATGGCGGCGATGAAGTGGTGACCAACTATGCCAATCACATCCAGCGGGAACTGGTCGACAAGGGAGCTTACAAGGCCGCGATTGACCTGATGAAAGGCAATTTGCCGATGCGGATATACCGGCTGCTCAGACGGATATATGCCGAGCGGAAAAATGCCGGATATAATCCCAATTTCCTGACGGCCTGGAGAGAAAGATGGCCGGAGCAGCCGCTGCGCGACGAGATTGTTGAACGCTATGATCTGCAGCGGGAATATATGGAAACGGCCCGCTATGATGCTGTTCATCGCAAACATAATGACTGGATCATCAGCGGACTGTTGAAGATGGCCTATGTGCCGACGCGGCTCGAGAATTGCACATTGATGGCTGCATCCTACGGCATTGATTATCGTTGGCCGCTTTGGGACAAGCGGCTGGTACAGCAATATCTGTCCACGCCGATAATTGAGCGCGCGGGGCCGGGCGGAATGGGACGATATCTGCATCGTCGAGCGATTACGGGAACGGTGCCGGACCGGGTGGCATGGAAAAGATCCAAATATATGGGGGAACGGCAATCGCCTTCAATGCGCGATACCGGCGAACTTGTCGCCAGCATGAAGCAAATCGATGCCGACCTGCACCCGATGCTGGTCGACATGATCGACCGTGACAAATGGCGCACGAAGATCGAGCGGATTGAGGCGGGCGGCTTCGATGACATTCGGGATTTCCAGACCATGCGGCACATACACGCATTGCAGTGGCTTAATGCCTGGCTGCACGGGCTGTCGGTTGCTTAG
- a CDS encoding lasso peptide biosynthesis PqqD family chaperone, which translates to MSELTLDSVVQRNPEMVAAEMDGEMVMMSIEDSAYYGLNAVGSDLWDAMEKPVSIAALCDQVTKNFDVDLATCQSDVMELLTDLRERNLVQLAE; encoded by the coding sequence ATGAGCGAATTGACCCTCGACAGTGTCGTACAGCGCAATCCTGAGATGGTAGCCGCCGAAATGGACGGCGAAATGGTAATGATGAGTATCGAAGACAGTGCCTATTACGGGCTGAACGCAGTGGGTTCCGATCTGTGGGACGCCATGGAAAAGCCGGTTAGCATCGCCGCCCTGTGTGATCAGGTGACCAAGAATTTTGACGTCGACCTCGCGACTTGCCAGAGCGATGTCATGGAATTGCTGACGGATTTGCGCGAACGCAATCTGGTGCAGCTGGCAGAGTAG
- a CDS encoding sugar-transfer associated ATP-grasp domain-containing protein: protein MAAHRQIFWNALPGVPKPLYLALEALLWLKWSGLFGWPALFRILRRQGVVTRDRHGISIARQFSRLVRLSIGACMPPGDVYRFGLIEHPARLWNFVSDRHVAAFHRWQNGRQPAASQLTPRLGDKAEATDILLSSGIPMAPILATVAKTDDFDFLDALRAHRRLFCKSRSGNRGLGAFECWQDGQTIEGRMFEGDALPDQQSVTAAWDALMQRDHALIQPALQNHPQLAPLVPDGRAVTVRCITRQNGQDIAILCASLEVPTERSPTDKHEIYVILPIDTGSGLARPLPGKMFLNEQARQKQRDVLAELGEQRPLPDWQALIDYSRLAHRQFPGFWAIAWDWVLTPSGPILLEGNNGFGGSLPQVLTGGFLAEL from the coding sequence GTGGCAGCGCACAGGCAAATATTCTGGAATGCATTGCCCGGCGTGCCGAAACCGCTTTATCTGGCGCTTGAAGCCCTGTTGTGGCTGAAATGGTCCGGACTGTTCGGCTGGCCGGCCCTGTTCCGGATCTTGCGCCGACAGGGCGTTGTGACCCGTGACCGGCACGGCATTTCCATTGCTCGCCAGTTTTCTCGGCTCGTCCGGCTCAGCATCGGAGCGTGCATGCCGCCCGGTGATGTCTATCGTTTCGGGTTGATCGAACATCCCGCGCGCCTGTGGAACTTTGTCAGCGACCGTCATGTTGCCGCTTTTCACAGGTGGCAGAACGGTCGTCAGCCTGCCGCTTCGCAGTTGACGCCCCGGCTGGGAGACAAAGCCGAGGCGACCGATATCCTGCTGTCCAGCGGGATACCGATGGCGCCGATTTTGGCAACCGTTGCCAAAACAGACGATTTTGATTTTCTTGATGCTTTGAGAGCGCATCGCCGTCTGTTTTGCAAAAGCAGATCCGGCAATCGCGGGCTCGGGGCGTTTGAATGCTGGCAAGATGGGCAGACCATAGAAGGCCGGATGTTCGAGGGAGATGCGCTGCCCGATCAACAATCGGTGACTGCGGCGTGGGACGCCTTGATGCAACGCGACCATGCTCTGATACAACCGGCGTTGCAAAATCATCCGCAGCTTGCTCCTCTGGTGCCGGACGGGCGTGCCGTCACCGTCCGCTGTATCACGCGTCAGAACGGACAGGACATCGCCATTTTATGCGCTTCACTGGAAGTCCCCACCGAACGGAGTCCGACGGACAAGCACGAGATATATGTTATCTTGCCAATCGACACGGGCAGTGGACTGGCGCGCCCGCTTCCCGGCAAAATGTTTCTGAATGAGCAGGCGCGGCAGAAACAGCGGGATGTGCTGGCGGAATTGGGTGAACAACGGCCACTGCCCGATTGGCAAGCGCTGATCGATTACAGCCGATTGGCGCATCGCCAGTTTCCCGGTTTCTGGGCGATCGCATGGGATTGGGTGTTAACCCCCAGCGGCCCAATATTGCTCGAGGGCAATAACGGTTTTGGCGGCAGTCTTCCGCAAGTCCTGACGGGCGGGTTTCTGGCAGAGCTTTAG
- a CDS encoding HlyD family type I secretion periplasmic adaptor subunit, with the protein MKSLLSSLSALNGSQRILLIGALGMFLFIVWASLAQVDEITRGQGRVIPSSKVQVVQASDPSTVSDILVRSGEQVKKGQLLARLDDTDSSSELGQIQAENRSLSARAARLGQEGRGTVSDCPPGAPCAEEAVLQQARQAALRSRLSGLSAAIEQRRRDQSEAQATVSSLQGSVKLAQDQVNLLQPLAAKSIIPQTELMTAQRELVDLQGRLAAARQSVARAGAAVREAQAQLSEANLQFRQEALNERSQIAAKIAVNQESIRGAQGRLERSEIRSPVDGIVNDVQITTIGGFVGPGEKIMQVVPIGDKLLIEARVRPSDIAFIRVRDRANVKVTAYDFSIYGGLQGNVVQVSADSIYDEVKQEAYFTVIVETDQAWLQSGGKKLPITPGMICDVEILTGRKSILSYLLKPVLRARSQALTER; encoded by the coding sequence ATGAAGTCGCTGCTGTCTTCGCTGAGCGCGTTAAACGGTAGTCAGCGTATCCTGTTGATTGGAGCGCTGGGCATGTTCCTGTTCATCGTCTGGGCGAGCCTCGCGCAGGTCGATGAAATTACCCGTGGTCAGGGACGGGTAATACCTTCGAGCAAGGTGCAAGTGGTACAGGCGAGTGATCCGTCGACCGTATCCGACATTCTCGTTCGGTCAGGTGAACAGGTCAAAAAAGGGCAATTGCTCGCTAGACTGGATGATACAGACTCCTCCTCGGAGCTTGGACAAATCCAGGCCGAGAACAGATCCCTGTCGGCAAGGGCTGCGCGTCTGGGGCAGGAAGGTCGCGGGACGGTTAGCGACTGTCCGCCCGGCGCGCCCTGTGCCGAGGAGGCCGTGTTGCAACAAGCTCGTCAGGCAGCTTTGCGTTCCAGATTGTCCGGACTATCTGCCGCTATCGAACAACGGCGACGGGACCAGAGCGAGGCGCAGGCCACAGTGTCTAGCCTGCAGGGCAGTGTCAAATTGGCGCAAGATCAGGTCAATCTGTTGCAACCTCTCGCGGCAAAATCGATCATCCCGCAAACCGAGTTGATGACAGCACAGCGCGAATTGGTTGATCTGCAAGGCCGCCTTGCGGCCGCCCGTCAAAGCGTAGCGCGTGCAGGTGCGGCAGTACGGGAGGCTCAGGCGCAATTGTCCGAAGCAAATCTCCAGTTCCGTCAGGAAGCACTGAACGAACGGAGCCAGATTGCTGCAAAAATAGCCGTAAATCAGGAATCCATTCGAGGGGCGCAGGGCCGTCTGGAACGTTCCGAAATCCGGTCTCCGGTGGATGGTATTGTCAACGATGTACAAATAACGACAATCGGCGGATTTGTTGGGCCTGGTGAAAAAATCATGCAGGTGGTTCCAATCGGTGACAAATTGTTGATAGAGGCGAGAGTTCGGCCCAGCGATATTGCTTTTATCCGGGTCAGGGATCGCGCCAATGTCAAAGTGACAGCTTATGATTTCTCGATTTACGGTGGCCTGCAGGGCAATGTCGTGCAAGTCTCGGCGGACAGCATTTACGACGAAGTAAAGCAGGAAGCCTATTTTACTGTCATCGTTGAAACCGACCAGGCATGGCTGCAATCCGGCGGCAAAAAATTGCCCATCACTCCCGGCATGATATGCGATGTCGAAATACTGACCGGCCGGAAAAGCATATTGAGCTACTTGCTCAAGCCGGTACTGCGGGCGAGATCGCAGGCACTGACCGAACGCTGA
- a CDS encoding cell wall hydrolase, with protein MIHQPKLGAAKPMRTALVGSDSGQNIGQRPVFFLLSLLLAIAVITWATHDRWSGPILSLLDADSAILPEAAAMSAERTAEQKMLIEATQGELAEAVVTGENAKVANEALPFSDQLVPVARPFRLADIAANEVARAEICLTQAIYYEAGFEPLGGKRAVAQVVLNRVRHPAFPSSVCGVIYQGHQARVCQFSFTCDGALFRKPQKAAWAVSRSVAEAALAGFVEASVGTATHYHADYVSPYWAPKLAKIKQLGAHIFYAWPGAWGQRAAFSSRYSGREYIPSLDLIRKPSEEIEDAAVIDFAKTGLSVPPAVTDRHAKTDVGGRLDVNKGWTLRIPEPSETRGNFAKLTNIQHAPAPAAKTGSEGVGQ; from the coding sequence ATGATTCACCAACCCAAACTCGGAGCGGCGAAACCGATGCGCACGGCTCTGGTCGGTTCGGACAGCGGCCAAAACATAGGCCAACGTCCCGTATTCTTTCTGTTATCGCTGTTGCTGGCCATCGCCGTGATAACCTGGGCTACCCATGACCGCTGGAGTGGTCCGATCCTTAGCTTGCTGGATGCCGATAGCGCAATTCTGCCGGAAGCAGCAGCGATGTCTGCTGAAAGAACAGCGGAACAGAAAATGCTTATCGAAGCTACACAAGGTGAGCTTGCGGAAGCTGTTGTAACAGGTGAAAATGCGAAGGTCGCAAATGAGGCATTGCCATTTTCCGATCAACTTGTTCCTGTCGCTCGGCCTTTCAGGTTGGCTGATATCGCTGCCAACGAAGTCGCGCGCGCCGAGATTTGTCTCACGCAGGCGATCTATTACGAAGCGGGCTTTGAACCACTTGGTGGCAAGCGAGCCGTCGCCCAGGTGGTGTTGAACCGCGTGCGCCATCCCGCTTTTCCTTCGTCGGTATGCGGGGTCATATACCAGGGACATCAGGCGCGTGTTTGCCAATTCAGCTTTACCTGCGACGGTGCCTTGTTTCGTAAACCACAAAAAGCTGCTTGGGCCGTTTCGAGATCGGTTGCAGAAGCCGCGCTGGCCGGCTTCGTCGAAGCCAGCGTAGGAACGGCAACCCATTACCATGCCGACTATGTATCGCCTTACTGGGCTCCCAAGCTCGCCAAGATCAAACAGCTGGGTGCGCATATTTTCTATGCTTGGCCCGGTGCATGGGGACAGCGCGCGGCGTTCAGCAGTCGATATTCGGGTCGCGAATATATTCCGTCGCTGGACTTGATTAGAAAGCCGTCCGAAGAGATCGAAGACGCGGCTGTTATCGATTTCGCAAAAACCGGCCTCTCGGTGCCGCCCGCGGTGACAGACCGTCACGCAAAAACCGACGTTGGCGGACGGCTTGATGTCAATAAGGGTTGGACGTTGCGGATACCAGAGCCTTCGGAAACAAGAGGGAATTTCGCCAAATTGACAAATATTCAGCATGCGCCCGCACCGGCGGCCAAAACGGGTTCGGAAGGCGTCGGTCAATGA
- a CDS encoding tetratricopeptide repeat protein: protein MRGEKAIVTGRHIFGFKFWLVVTLIWAFPSWAAQSLEPDPLAEINRDLIKEKVLKLGKAAQVAYDQLEILPAVEASDKISIIVKNEADKNAQDSAGVYKSYAFDLHKAGFFFAAEQLFYSAYRINATEVGEYHPFTLSSLNNLASNLNAQERFADAATHYEKVLRFRTLILGSRHSATIDSLANLGYTYNRLGLSDKARDLLDRAVNLSIETRGRDHPESAKLMVLFADILGNREDAPKSEAYLREALKTLTAVNGPYHVDTMSCLQRLGTNLFEQKKYSEAEPYFYHAWTRRQNKLGKDDRATEQSKESLIASLNSQGLYEEAEKIFGTGVLAAE, encoded by the coding sequence GTGAGAGGAGAGAAGGCCATCGTCACCGGACGCCACATCTTCGGTTTTAAATTCTGGCTTGTCGTGACGCTGATTTGGGCATTTCCGTCATGGGCTGCGCAATCGCTGGAACCTGATCCGCTTGCGGAAATCAATCGAGACTTGATCAAAGAGAAAGTTCTCAAGCTCGGAAAAGCCGCGCAAGTCGCTTATGATCAGCTTGAAATTTTGCCTGCTGTGGAGGCGTCGGACAAAATTTCTATTATAGTCAAAAACGAAGCGGACAAGAATGCCCAAGACAGCGCCGGTGTATATAAATCCTATGCATTCGATTTGCATAAGGCCGGATTTTTTTTCGCTGCGGAACAGTTGTTTTATTCTGCTTACCGGATCAATGCCACCGAGGTCGGGGAATATCATCCTTTTACACTGTCCAGTCTCAACAATCTGGCATCTAATCTCAATGCGCAAGAACGCTTTGCGGATGCAGCGACTCATTACGAGAAAGTGTTGCGCTTCCGCACTTTGATCCTCGGATCGCGGCACTCTGCGACAATTGATAGCCTGGCCAACCTAGGCTACACATATAATCGGCTGGGTCTGTCGGACAAGGCCCGGGATTTGCTGGACCGCGCGGTGAATTTAAGTATTGAAACACGCGGGCGTGATCACCCCGAAAGCGCCAAACTGATGGTCCTGTTCGCTGATATACTCGGCAACAGAGAAGATGCTCCGAAGTCAGAAGCCTATCTCAGGGAAGCCTTGAAGACGCTAACTGCCGTCAACGGCCCCTATCATGTTGACACCATGAGTTGTCTGCAGCGACTGGGAACCAATCTGTTTGAACAGAAAAAATATAGCGAAGCTGAACCCTATTTCTACCATGCATGGACGCGGCGTCAGAACAAATTGGGCAAGGATGATCGCGCGACCGAGCAGAGCAAGGAGAGCCTGATCGCAAGCTTGAACAGCCAAGGCCTGTACGAGGAGGCGGAAAAAATATTCGGGACCGGGGTCTTGGCGGCAGAGTGA
- a CDS encoding transglutaminase-like cysteine peptidase encodes MARAALVRAGATLGANYKEENIRAVNRWINANITYVEDRKLYGREDHWASAGTTLKAGRGDCEDFAIAKMQLLQASGVKASDMFLVIAKDLVRRSDHSLLVIRVGNQMLVLDNETDQILDADDIRDYRPIMSYSANGKWLHGYPAKPSGTQIASLAIGR; translated from the coding sequence ATGGCCAGAGCGGCGTTGGTCAGGGCCGGTGCGACCCTTGGCGCCAATTACAAAGAAGAGAATATCCGGGCGGTGAACCGCTGGATAAACGCCAATATAACATATGTCGAGGACCGCAAACTCTATGGACGGGAGGATCACTGGGCAAGCGCCGGAACAACGTTGAAAGCGGGACGCGGCGATTGCGAAGACTTTGCCATCGCCAAAATGCAGCTGCTGCAGGCCAGCGGCGTAAAGGCATCTGATATGTTTCTGGTCATTGCCAAAGATCTGGTTCGCCGGTCCGATCATTCCTTGCTCGTCATCCGTGTCGGAAACCAGATGCTGGTGCTGGACAACGAGACGGACCAGATACTGGACGCCGACGATATCCGCGATTACCGGCCGATCATGAGCTACAGCGCGAACGGGAAATGGCTACACGGCTATCCGGCCAAGCCAAGCGGAACCCAGATCGCGTCGCTTGCTATCGGAAGATAG